AGACTGTGGCACGCGCGGCACAGTCGTTACAAATACGTGTCCTATGGATCGGTTCTGGAGGGCTCGCCCATGCCCTTGCCACAGCATCTTCCGCGGTCACGCCCCCGCTCCCAGTGCAACGAAGGCCCGCAGGGATCGCATGCTATTTCGTCGGCAGTGATCATCCCGTTACGCTCAGGCAAACAGCTCGGCTTGAGTCTGGTTGTAAGCCGGGCAGTTTCTTCCTCAAAAAGGTCCTTAGAGGTCATACTCGCGAGTCCGAGATTCAAAGCGCGTTGGCGGAAAACGGAAAACCTCCCATCGGAGCGCTTGTCATGACCGGTGGCGACACTGCCCGTCTTGTTTGCCATGTTCTCGGCATCTCGGCAATTCGCCTGCTTCGAGAGTTTGTGCCCGGCGTTCCCTTGGGAGTGGCAATCGGCGGAGCCTATGACGGCACTCCTCTTCTATTGAAGAGTGGCGGATTTGGGTCAGATAACCTGCTGTGCGACGTACAGGCGGAGTTTTCAAACCAGGAGGCATATTTTTGAGCATCGGAGCAATCCGCCCACGGCTTGCCATCACACTTGGAGATCCTGCCGGAGTGGGCGCGGAAGTTACGTTGAAAGCCTTGCAGGACAGCAAGATTACTTCCCTTGCGCACTTCGTCATTCTTGGCGATATGCCAGCGGTAAAAGTTGCGGAAGAGTGCACAGGCGTTCGTCTCACGGACCTTCCGGTTGAATTCCTCGACTGCGGCACGCTGCCTGCTTCCGAACGAGTGGAGCCTGGCGCCTTACGAGCGAAATACGGTGCGGCCGCGATGCGGTATGTCCACGACGCCACGCTGATGTGCCTTCGTGGCGAGGCGGATGCTATGGTGACTGCACCTCTCAATAAAGAAGCTGTTACCCTCAACGGCCTCCACTTTTCCGGACACACGGAATATATTGCCGAACTCTGCAACAACACAGACTCACGAATGTTGCTTGCGGGAGAAAAGCTTAGCGTCGTACATGTCTCGACTCATATCAGCTTGCGGGAAGCCACAAACCTCAGCACGCCGCGAATTACCCGCACCATTGAACTGGGATACGAGGCGATGCGCCTGCTTGGCAAGGCAAAGCCACGTATCGCGGTCTGTGGCCTGAATCCGCATGCCGGCGAGCATGGACTGTTTGGAAACGAGGATCAGGCATTTATCGCTCCCGCGGTGGCGGCATGTCAGGCACGGGGCTGGGACGTCGAAGGTCCGGTTGCACCAGACACCATCTTCTACCGGGCAGCTAGAGGGTCGCATGATCTTATCGTCGCGATGTATCACGATCAGGGGCATATTCCGATGAAGCTTCTCGACTTCGAGACCACCGTCAATATGTCGCTCGGCATCCCTATTATTCGTACCTCGGTCGACCACGGCACAGCCTTTGACATTGCCGGCAAAAACCTTGCAGGAGCGGCCAATATGAAGGCTGCTATCCGTATGGCAGCAACTATGGCACGTACACGCATACTGCAACCGCAAACGGTCTAACGCCCTTCTTGATATGCATACGATTGATCTCATCGTTCTCGCGCTTTACATCATCGGCCTGATCGGCATCGGCATCCGTTTTGCGCGCAAGCAGCACACGACCGATGACTATTTCGTCGCGGGTCGTTCCATACCCGGCTGGGCCATGGGGCTATCGTTACTCGCCACCATCATTACCAGTGTGACCTTTATCGCCTATCCGGGCTCTTCCTATGCCGGAGACTGGTCCCTGATGGTGCCCAATATCCTGTTCGTTGGCGTTCTGCTGCTTATCGGGTCCATCATTGTTCCCTTCTTTCGCCATGTCGTCCATATGAGCGCCTATGAGTACTTCGGCGCTCGCTTTGGCAGGCTTGTACGGCTGTACTCTTCAGCCGCATTTGCAGTGGGACATTTCTCGAAGATGGGCTTTGTGTTTTATCTTCTCGCGCTTACGCTCAGCAGGATGACAGGATGGTCGCTTACTACCATCATCCTGCTTACTGCTCTCATTACGATCTTCTATACACTGCTTGGCGGGGTAGAGGCCGTGGTTTGGGCTGATGTCGTACAGGGCTTTGTGCTTTGGGCGGGAATCCTTGTCTCCCTTGGCTTCCTGCTTTGGCTGCCACATCAAGGCCCCCACGCAGTACTGGCAGACGCCTGGAACCACGGAAAAATCAGCCTGGGAAGCACGGCACTTCGTTTCGACAAGCCGACGATCATCGTGCTGGTGATCTACGGTTTCTTTTTCTATCTGCAGAAGTACACGGCAGACCAGACCGTTGTGCAACGCTATCTCATCGCCAAAAGTGATCGCAGTGCGTTGCGAGGAATCGTTCTGGGAGCAGTCCTCTGCTTGCCGGTGTGGGCATCGTTCATGCTTATCGGCAGCCTGCTGTGGAGCTTCTATCGGCTGACCGGAGAGGCACTGCCTAAAAGCATTACCAAGGCGGACCAGATCTTTCCGCACTTTCTGGTCACGCATCTTCCTGCCGGCTTGTCAGGGTTGTTTATCGCCGCCCTGGTGGGTTCGGCAATGGCGATGCTCGCCTCTGATATGAACTGCCTCTCGGTCATCACCGTAGAAGATTTCTATCGATTTATCCGGCCCCATGCCAGAGATCGAGAGCTGCTGCGCGCGGGCCGGATCATTGTTATGTTGAGCGGATTGGCAGCAGCGGCCGTCGCACTCAAACTGGCCGCCAGCCAGGGCGGGGCTCTTCAGCTCTACTACACCATCACCGCCATCGTCGCAGGCGGACTGGCCGGACTGTTTCTACTGGCTTTTCTTGTGCCTCGAGCTACCCGAACAGGAGCCATCACCGGTTTGGTTGCCAGCCTTATCTTTACAACCTGGGGTGTCCTGACGGAAGGTGGCAAGATATTGGATCTTGGAAGATGGAACTTCACCTGGCATGACTACATGCTTGGCGCCATTGGCCACGTCATTGTGCTTGTCGTAGGTGTGTCGGCGAGTTATCTTCTGCCAGGTAAACCGGTTGCAACGAATCTCACATGGAGTGGATGGCGCAACCGCATTCACTCACAACAATCGGTACATGCCTTAGATGTAGTTTCTCCCACGGAGGAGTGCGGATGACTCGCCTTGACCAGAAAATCAATCAAACCGGTAGTAAGCCATTGCTGGGAGTTGCCCTCTACTCGTACGACCCCATCTTCCTCGAGATCGCGGCCCATATGGGATTCCAGGTCGTATGGATCGAGATGGAACATGCAGCTATCAGCTTCGCCGAAGCAGCCGATCTCTGCCGCATGGCCGCGGGTACAGGAATGCTGACAATGATCCGCATCCCCGACGCCCGTCGAGAAAGCGTTCTCAAAGCCGCGGAGTGCGGTCCCGACATGATCGACATCCCGATGGCGGATTCTCCGGAAGACGTCGCGGAGCTTGTCCGCTATGCGCGGTTTGCCCCCATCGGTGCGCGTGGTTTCTTTAGCGTCTCCCGCGCACTGAAGTATGGCATCGTCGACGACGTTCCTGAAGAGCAACAGAGACTTAACACCGAGCTCGCACTACTCGCTCAGATTGAAACCGTAGAAGCGGTTGCGCGCGTGGAAGAAATTGCTGCAATTCCAGGCGTTGAGATCTTCATCGGACCTGCAGACCTCGCAGCCAGCCTCGGCATTCCCGGTCAGACCGGACATCCTCGTCTCCTCGAAGCCGCGGAGCAGATTATCCGCGTTGCTCGCAAACATGACAAACGAGTGATCACGGCCTGCGGCACCGCCGATTTCGCGCACTGGGTCCGCCTCGGTGTAGATCTACTGTTCTGCACGAATAACGTTGTGGCGCTGAAAGCCGGAACACAACTTGCATTGAACGAAGCGAACAAAGCGATCGCCGCCGTAAACCATGAGCGTAACGAGGTGTCCACTTATTGAAATGCCGATGCGCATTCTTACCTCCCTACAGCCGCACCGCATTGTTTTTGGTTGTGGATGCCTGACCGATGCCCTGGAATATATCGCCTCTCTGCCAGAGGTACGAATACACCTGGTATCCTCTCCCTCCCAGCGGACGACGATCGCATCCATGCAACACATTCTGGACGAAAAGGGCTTCAACGTTACGGTGGACGATACCATCTCCGCCGAGCCGACGCAGGCGGCCTTCGCTAATGCCCTGAACAAGGCTAGGCAAGCCAACCCCACATGCATCGTCGGGCTTGGCGGAGGAAGCCCTCTGGACGTAGCAAAGTTATTGGCTGCGTTCCTGCACAACGATCAGGAGGTCGAGGATACGTTCGGAATCAACCTTCTCCAGGGACGTAACTGTCATCTGATATGCATTCCCACTACGGCAGGCACAGGCAGTGAGGTCAGCCCTAACGCGATTCTTCTCGATGAAACGGCACGTCTGAAAAAGGGTGTCATCAGTCCCTATCTCGTCCCCGACGCTACCTTCATTGACCCCGAACTTACGCGCTCGCTTCCGCCCCAGGTAACTGCCTTCACGGGCATGGACGCGCTGACACATTGCATCGAAGCGTATACCAACAGATTTGCGCATCCGCTTGTCGACCTGTACGCGCTCGAAGGTATCCGGCTCTGCGCGACCTTCCTCGCCCGGGCGGTGGCGAATGGCAATGACATCGAAGCTCGTGAAGGGATGGCCCGAGCCAGCCTCTACGGTGGCCTCTGCCTGGGTCCGGTCAACACTGCCGCCGTGCATGCCCTTGCTTATCCTCTGGGCGGTGAGTTCCATGTGCCGCACGGACTGTCGAATGCCGTTTTGTTACCCGCGGTCTTCCGCTTCAACTGCGAGGCCTCGCCAGATCGTCATGCCGCCGTCGCCCTTGCCCTTGGTGTGCAACAGCATGCGAGCGTATCTGAAACTGCCCAGGCGGGAGCAAAGGCTCTTGCTGCACTTTCGCGGTTGTGCGGGCTGGATTGCGATCTGCGGAGGTATGGCGTAGTAAGCGAAACAGTTCCCCGCATGGCTGAAATGGCGATGACCGTCACCAGATTGCTGCGCAATAATCCTCGCGAAGTGACACATGCAGACGCGGAAAAGCTTTATCGTGAGAGCCTGAATTTATAACTTGGCGGTTCCCGCCCGATACCTTCCCGGACAGGATCAATTGAAAATAAAAGATCTAAATCGAAAACACCAAGCTTAACCTACAATGA
This genomic window from Terriglobus albidus contains:
- a CDS encoding HpcH/HpaI aldolase family protein yields the protein MTRLDQKINQTGSKPLLGVALYSYDPIFLEIAAHMGFQVVWIEMEHAAISFAEAADLCRMAAGTGMLTMIRIPDARRESVLKAAECGPDMIDIPMADSPEDVAELVRYARFAPIGARGFFSVSRALKYGIVDDVPEEQQRLNTELALLAQIETVEAVARVEEIAAIPGVEIFIGPADLAASLGIPGQTGHPRLLEAAEQIIRVARKHDKRVITACGTADFAHWVRLGVDLLFCTNNVVALKAGTQLALNEANKAIAAVNHERNEVSTY
- a CDS encoding sodium:solute symporter; translated protein: MHTIDLIVLALYIIGLIGIGIRFARKQHTTDDYFVAGRSIPGWAMGLSLLATIITSVTFIAYPGSSYAGDWSLMVPNILFVGVLLLIGSIIVPFFRHVVHMSAYEYFGARFGRLVRLYSSAAFAVGHFSKMGFVFYLLALTLSRMTGWSLTTIILLTALITIFYTLLGGVEAVVWADVVQGFVLWAGILVSLGFLLWLPHQGPHAVLADAWNHGKISLGSTALRFDKPTIIVLVIYGFFFYLQKYTADQTVVQRYLIAKSDRSALRGIVLGAVLCLPVWASFMLIGSLLWSFYRLTGEALPKSITKADQIFPHFLVTHLPAGLSGLFIAALVGSAMAMLASDMNCLSVITVEDFYRFIRPHARDRELLRAGRIIVMLSGLAAAAVALKLAASQGGALQLYYTITAIVAGGLAGLFLLAFLVPRATRTGAITGLVASLIFTTWGVLTEGGKILDLGRWNFTWHDYMLGAIGHVIVLVVGVSASYLLPGKPVATNLTWSGWRNRIHSQQSVHALDVVSPTEECG
- a CDS encoding iron-containing alcohol dehydrogenase, which gives rise to MRILTSLQPHRIVFGCGCLTDALEYIASLPEVRIHLVSSPSQRTTIASMQHILDEKGFNVTVDDTISAEPTQAAFANALNKARQANPTCIVGLGGGSPLDVAKLLAAFLHNDQEVEDTFGINLLQGRNCHLICIPTTAGTGSEVSPNAILLDETARLKKGVISPYLVPDATFIDPELTRSLPPQVTAFTGMDALTHCIEAYTNRFAHPLVDLYALEGIRLCATFLARAVANGNDIEAREGMARASLYGGLCLGPVNTAAVHALAYPLGGEFHVPHGLSNAVLLPAVFRFNCEASPDRHAAVALALGVQQHASVSETAQAGAKALAALSRLCGLDCDLRRYGVVSETVPRMAEMAMTVTRLLRNNPREVTHADAEKLYRESLNL
- the pdxA gene encoding 4-hydroxythreonine-4-phosphate dehydrogenase PdxA — encoded protein: MSIGAIRPRLAITLGDPAGVGAEVTLKALQDSKITSLAHFVILGDMPAVKVAEECTGVRLTDLPVEFLDCGTLPASERVEPGALRAKYGAAAMRYVHDATLMCLRGEADAMVTAPLNKEAVTLNGLHFSGHTEYIAELCNNTDSRMLLAGEKLSVVHVSTHISLREATNLSTPRITRTIELGYEAMRLLGKAKPRIAVCGLNPHAGEHGLFGNEDQAFIAPAVAACQARGWDVEGPVAPDTIFYRAARGSHDLIVAMYHDQGHIPMKLLDFETTVNMSLGIPIIRTSVDHGTAFDIAGKNLAGAANMKAAIRMAATMARTRILQPQTV